One Paraburkholderia sp. IMGN_8 DNA window includes the following coding sequences:
- a CDS encoding carbohydrate ABC transporter permease produces MQPKMTISRAVIYAALILFALYFLFPLYVMLSTSFKDIDQLRTGNLLTPPTHWTIDPWIKAWSGACTGVRCDGMQPFFMNSVRMVIPAVLISSIIGAFNGYVLTHWRFRGADPIFTMILVGCFIPFQAILLPMARFEGFLGLSNSITGLVVVHVIYGIAFTTMFFRNFYVSVPAELVKAARIDGAGFFTIFTKILLPVSLPIFMVCLIWQFTQIWNDFLFGIVFSGVDSMPITVALNNLVNTSTGVKEYNVDMAGAIIAAFPTLLVYIVAGRYFVRGLTAGAVKG; encoded by the coding sequence ATGCAGCCTAAGATGACGATCAGTCGTGCCGTCATTTATGCGGCCTTGATTCTGTTTGCCCTGTATTTCCTGTTTCCGCTGTACGTGATGCTGTCCACGTCGTTCAAGGATATCGACCAGTTGCGCACCGGCAACCTGCTGACGCCGCCGACTCACTGGACCATCGACCCATGGATCAAGGCATGGAGCGGTGCCTGTACGGGCGTGCGTTGCGACGGCATGCAGCCGTTCTTCATGAACTCGGTGCGCATGGTGATTCCAGCCGTGCTGATCTCGTCGATCATCGGCGCGTTCAACGGGTATGTCCTCACGCACTGGCGTTTCCGCGGCGCAGATCCGATCTTCACGATGATTCTGGTCGGCTGCTTCATTCCGTTCCAGGCCATCCTGCTGCCGATGGCGCGCTTCGAAGGCTTCCTCGGCCTGTCGAATTCGATAACCGGTCTGGTGGTGGTGCATGTGATCTACGGTATCGCTTTCACCACGATGTTCTTCCGCAACTTCTACGTGAGCGTTCCGGCTGAACTCGTGAAGGCCGCGCGGATCGACGGCGCCGGTTTCTTCACGATCTTCACGAAGATTCTGCTGCCGGTGTCGCTGCCGATTTTCATGGTGTGCCTGATCTGGCAATTCACGCAGATCTGGAATGACTTCCTGTTCGGGATTGTGTTCTCCGGCGTCGATTCGATGCCGATTACGGTGGCGCTGAACAACCTCGTGAACACCTCGACCGGCGTGAAGGAATACAACGTGGACATGGCCGGCGCGATCATCGCCGCCTTCCCGACCTTGCTCGTCTACATCGTCGCCGGACGCTATTTCGTGCGCGGCCTGACGGCGGGCGCGGTCAAGGGCTAA
- a CDS encoding sugar ABC transporter permease: MTASISGNGKNTASVTRRASPMAALADRWIPKLVLAPSVVISLIFVYGFIAITGFLSLSNSRLMPRYEFVGLDRYRELFDNDVFWTSAANLGWFGIPFIGICIGLGLFLAILLDQQIRNEGALRAVFLYPMALSFIVTGTAWQWIMTPSVGLEKVFHDWGWTSFSFSWLGDPDKAIFCVVVAAVWQSTGFVMALFLAGLRGVDAEIFKAAQMDGASLPTIYRKIVIPSMRPVFFSVLLILCHITIKTFDLVVALTAGGPGTSSSLPAIFMYTFSFNRGQLGVGAASSMMMLATVVAVLVPLMYLESRSTRNAA, from the coding sequence GTGACTGCTTCTATCAGCGGAAACGGGAAAAACACGGCCTCCGTGACCCGCCGCGCGTCGCCGATGGCGGCCCTTGCCGATCGCTGGATTCCGAAGCTGGTGCTCGCACCCAGCGTCGTGATCAGTCTGATCTTTGTGTACGGCTTCATCGCCATTACCGGCTTTCTGTCGTTGTCCAATTCGCGACTGATGCCGCGTTATGAATTTGTCGGTCTCGATCGTTATCGCGAACTGTTCGATAACGACGTGTTCTGGACCTCGGCTGCGAACCTCGGCTGGTTCGGTATTCCGTTCATCGGTATCTGTATCGGCCTGGGATTGTTCCTCGCCATTCTGCTCGATCAGCAGATCCGCAATGAAGGCGCGCTGCGCGCCGTGTTCCTGTACCCGATGGCGCTGTCGTTCATCGTGACGGGTACCGCATGGCAATGGATCATGACGCCGAGCGTCGGCCTCGAAAAAGTGTTCCACGACTGGGGCTGGACGAGCTTTTCGTTCAGCTGGCTCGGCGACCCCGACAAGGCGATTTTCTGCGTCGTGGTCGCGGCCGTGTGGCAATCCACCGGCTTCGTGATGGCGCTGTTCCTGGCTGGCCTGCGCGGCGTCGATGCTGAAATCTTCAAGGCAGCGCAGATGGACGGAGCGAGTCTGCCCACCATCTATCGCAAGATCGTGATTCCGAGCATGCGCCCGGTGTTCTTCTCCGTGCTGCTGATTCTCTGCCACATCACGATCAAGACCTTCGACCTGGTCGTCGCGTTGACGGCGGGCGGCCCGGGTACGTCGTCGTCGCTGCCGGCCATTTTCATGTACACGTTTTCGTTCAACCGCGGGCAGCTGGGCGTCGGCGCGGCATCGTCGATGATGATGCTCGCTACCGTTGTGGCCGTGCTCGTGCCGCTGATGTATCTGGAATCGAGGAGCACACGCAATGCAGCCTAA
- a CDS encoding ABC transporter substrate-binding protein — MKFRAIMGALCAAGLMCGVSAVQAAESVEVLHWWTSGGESKAVGVLKDDMTKQGYTWKDFAVAGGAGAAAMTALKTQVISGNAPSAAQIKGPLIQDWAQQGVLVPIDTAAGDWKKNLPPEIDKIMHADGHYVGAPFSVHRVNWLYINKAALDKAGGKAPTTWPEFFAVADKMKAAGIQPIAMGGQPWQDLTLWEDVVLSQGSDFYRKALVDLDEKTLTSDKMVGVFDTVRKIQGYFDAGRTGRDWNLATAMVINGKAGMQFMGDWAKGEFANATKKAGSDYICAAVPGTEKAYTFNVDSFVFFQQKGEKSATPGQVALAKTIMSPDFQEQFSLNKGSIPVRLGVSMAKFDDCAKKSYADEQVAIKSGGYVPSLAHGMAQPDAAAGAISDVVTKFMNSQQDSKSAVAALAKAAKTK, encoded by the coding sequence ATGAAATTTCGCGCGATCATGGGCGCTTTGTGCGCCGCGGGTCTGATGTGTGGCGTGTCGGCCGTGCAGGCCGCCGAGTCGGTCGAAGTGTTGCACTGGTGGACTTCGGGCGGCGAATCGAAAGCCGTCGGCGTCCTTAAGGACGACATGACGAAGCAGGGTTACACGTGGAAGGACTTCGCGGTGGCTGGCGGCGCAGGTGCGGCTGCCATGACGGCACTCAAGACGCAGGTGATCTCGGGCAACGCGCCGAGCGCCGCGCAGATCAAGGGTCCGCTGATCCAGGACTGGGCACAGCAAGGCGTGCTGGTGCCGATCGACACGGCTGCCGGCGACTGGAAGAAGAACCTTCCGCCGGAAATCGACAAGATCATGCACGCGGACGGTCACTACGTCGGCGCACCGTTCTCGGTGCACCGCGTGAACTGGCTGTACATCAACAAGGCGGCGCTGGACAAGGCAGGCGGCAAGGCGCCGACCACGTGGCCTGAATTCTTCGCCGTGGCCGACAAGATGAAGGCGGCCGGCATCCAGCCGATCGCGATGGGCGGCCAGCCGTGGCAAGACCTGACGCTGTGGGAAGACGTGGTGCTGTCGCAAGGCTCTGACTTTTACAGGAAGGCGCTGGTCGACCTCGACGAAAAGACGCTGACGTCGGACAAGATGGTCGGCGTGTTCGACACGGTCCGCAAGATCCAGGGTTACTTCGACGCGGGCCGCACCGGCCGTGACTGGAACCTGGCAACGGCGATGGTCATCAACGGCAAGGCAGGCATGCAGTTCATGGGCGACTGGGCTAAGGGCGAGTTCGCCAACGCCACCAAGAAGGCGGGCTCGGACTACATCTGCGCTGCTGTTCCGGGCACGGAAAAGGCTTATACGTTCAACGTCGACTCGTTCGTGTTCTTCCAGCAGAAGGGCGAGAAGTCAGCAACGCCGGGTCAAGTCGCGCTGGCCAAGACGATCATGTCGCCGGACTTCCAGGAGCAGTTCAGCCTGAACAAGGGTTCGATCCCGGTTCGTCTGGGCGTGTCGATGGCCAAGTTCGACGACTGCGCGAAGAAGTCGTACGCGGATGAACAGGTGGCGATCAAGTCGGGCGGATACGTGCCTTCGTTGGCACACGGCATGGCGCAACCGGATGCAGCAGCCGGCGCGATCTCGGACGTGGTCACGAAGTTCATGAACTCGCAGCAAGATTCGAAGAGCGCAGTTGCAGCGCTCGCGAAGGCAGCGAAGACCAAGTAA
- the zwf gene encoding glucose-6-phosphate dehydrogenase, giving the protein MQTDSSFTFVLFGGTGDLSMRKILPALFEAHRAGGMLADSGKIVAVARHAADRDGYIEWVNEHVKPHVSKKGVDETAWASFLQRIEYVKLDLGKPEDFVLLRDAVSQHPGIRVFYLATGPSLFVPICRALASVGLNENARIVLEKPLGYDLKSSNAINDAVGEIFAEEQIYRIDHYLGKEPVQNLLALRFGNALFEPLWRREWVESIQITIAEELGVEARGDFYDNTGALRDMVQNHLLQLLSIVAMEPPHSMDSDSVRDEKLRVLRALKPIDPSEISKVAVRGQYHAGVIRGNSVPAYATEPGVKPDSTTETFVAVKVEIENWRWAGVPFFLRTGKRLADRVAEIVVNFRPVPHSALGASALRGGANRLVIRLQPNETIRLYCLAKQPGEGMNLASVHLDLAFDQFFREGQMEAYQRLLLDVIHGRLALFVRRDEQEAAWRWVEPILNEWAASNKPPKPYASGTWGPAAASAMLAQHDTCWLEEEN; this is encoded by the coding sequence ATGCAAACCGACTCAAGTTTCACCTTCGTTCTCTTCGGCGGAACCGGCGATCTGTCGATGCGCAAGATCCTGCCGGCGTTGTTTGAAGCACACCGCGCGGGCGGCATGCTGGCCGACAGCGGCAAGATCGTGGCGGTGGCGCGGCATGCGGCTGATCGTGACGGCTACATCGAATGGGTCAATGAGCACGTCAAGCCGCACGTCTCCAAAAAAGGTGTGGATGAGACCGCGTGGGCCAGCTTCCTGCAGCGCATCGAGTATGTGAAGCTCGACCTGGGCAAGCCGGAAGACTTCGTGCTGCTGCGCGACGCCGTCAGTCAGCATCCCGGCATCCGCGTGTTCTATCTGGCAACGGGTCCGTCGCTGTTCGTGCCGATCTGCCGCGCATTGGCGTCGGTGGGGCTGAACGAGAATGCACGCATCGTGCTGGAAAAGCCGCTCGGCTACGACCTGAAGTCGTCCAACGCAATTAATGATGCGGTCGGCGAAATCTTCGCTGAAGAACAGATCTACCGGATCGACCACTACCTCGGTAAAGAGCCGGTGCAGAACCTGCTTGCGCTGCGCTTCGGCAACGCGCTGTTCGAGCCGCTGTGGCGCCGCGAGTGGGTCGAGAGCATCCAGATCACGATCGCCGAGGAACTCGGTGTCGAAGCGCGCGGCGACTTCTATGACAACACCGGCGCATTGCGCGACATGGTGCAGAACCATTTGCTGCAACTGCTTTCGATCGTTGCGATGGAACCGCCCCACTCGATGGACTCGGATTCGGTACGCGACGAAAAGCTGCGTGTGCTGCGCGCGTTGAAGCCGATCGATCCGAGCGAAATCAGCAAGGTCGCGGTACGGGGCCAGTATCATGCCGGCGTGATTCGCGGCAACTCGGTGCCGGCCTACGCGACCGAGCCGGGCGTGAAGCCGGACAGCACGACCGAAACCTTCGTTGCAGTGAAAGTGGAAATCGAAAACTGGCGCTGGGCCGGCGTGCCGTTCTTCCTGCGCACCGGCAAGCGCCTGGCGGATCGCGTCGCCGAGATCGTGGTGAATTTTCGTCCGGTGCCGCATTCGGCATTGGGTGCATCCGCACTGCGCGGCGGTGCGAACCGTCTTGTGATCCGCTTGCAGCCGAACGAAACCATTCGCCTCTACTGCCTCGCGAAGCAGCCGGGCGAAGGCATGAATCTCGCCAGCGTCCACCTCGACCTCGCGTTCGACCAGTTCTTCCGCGAAGGACAGATGGAGGCATATCAGCGTTTGCTGCTGGACGTGATCCATGGGCGCCTCGCGCTGTTTGTGCGGCGCGACGAGCAGGAAGCCGCATGGCGCTGGGTCGAACCGATCCTCAACGAATGGGCGGCCTCGAACAAGCCGCCCAAGCCGTACGCATCCGGCACCTGGGGACCGGCGGCCGCGAGCGCGATGCTGGCGCAGCACGACACCTGCTGGCTCGAAGAAGAGAATTGA
- the pgl gene encoding 6-phosphogluconolactonase, translating into MIELHAFDDQRAQSDALAKAVGDALHASLAAQAAASGTGTSATGTSITGARPATLAVSGGTSPRPFLQTLSAQSFDWARIAVTLVDDRWVPETDSASNAQLVRDTLLQNAAKNAAFWPLADTTQDLNAHIAALNADPRFSAVPDVAILGMGEDGHTASIFADAPEWDHAITTTERFVAVHPGNAPHARVSWSLSALKEVKHLFLLIAGPRKLDVLNAAAAAPQKNAISKLANDKGVRLDVYWCAN; encoded by the coding sequence GTGATCGAGCTTCACGCTTTCGACGATCAACGCGCCCAATCCGACGCGTTGGCGAAAGCGGTTGGCGACGCGTTACATGCGTCGCTCGCCGCACAGGCGGCCGCGTCCGGTACCGGCACGTCCGCTACCGGCACGTCCATTACCGGCGCGCGCCCGGCAACGCTTGCAGTGTCCGGCGGCACCAGTCCGCGTCCGTTCCTGCAGACGCTGTCCGCGCAATCCTTCGACTGGGCACGCATCGCCGTGACGCTGGTCGACGACCGCTGGGTGCCGGAAACGGACAGCGCAAGCAATGCACAACTCGTGCGCGACACGCTGCTGCAGAACGCCGCAAAAAACGCCGCGTTCTGGCCGCTGGCCGACACCACGCAAGACCTGAACGCGCACATTGCCGCGCTGAACGCCGACCCGCGCTTTAGCGCCGTGCCGGACGTCGCGATTCTCGGCATGGGCGAAGACGGCCACACCGCGTCGATTTTCGCGGATGCGCCCGAATGGGATCACGCGATCACCACGACCGAACGCTTCGTTGCCGTGCATCCCGGCAACGCACCGCATGCGCGTGTGAGCTGGTCGTTGTCCGCGTTGAAAGAAGTGAAGCACCTGTTTCTGCTGATCGCCGGACCGCGCAAGCTGGACGTGCTCAATGCCGCCGCCGCTGCGCCACAAAAAAATGCCATCTCGAAGTTGGCAAACGACAAGGGAGTGAGACTCGATGTCTACTGGTGTGCAAACTAA
- a CDS encoding bifunctional transcriptional regulator/glucokinase gives MSTGVQTKAVPGAGQHADGPRLLADIGGTNARFALETGPGEITSVQVYPCADYPGVTDVIKKYLKDTKIGRVNHAAIAIANPVDGDQVSMTNHDWSFSIEATRRALGFDTLLVVNDFTALAMALPGLTDTQRVQVGGGSRRPNSVIGLLGPGTGMGVSGLIPADDRWIALGSEGGHATFAPADEREDIVLHYARKKWSHVSFERVAAGPGIEVIYRALAGRDKKRVAASVDTGEVVKRALEGEPLAAESVDVFCGILGTFAGNIAVTLGALGGIYIGGGVVPRLGEFFARSSFRKRFEAKGRFEAYLQNVPTYVITAEYPAFLGVSAILAEQLSNRAGGSSSAVFERIRQMRDALTPAERRVADLALNHPRSIINDPIVDIARKADVSQPTVIRFCRSLGCQGLSDFKLKLATGLTGTIPVSHSQVHLGDTATDFGAKVLDNTVSAILQLREHLNFEHVERAIDLLNGARRIEFYGLGNSNIVAQDAHYKFFRFGIPTIAYGDLYMQAASAALLGKGDVIVAVSKSGRAPELLRVLDVAMQAGAKVIAITSSNTPLAKRATVALETDHIEIRESQLSMISRILHLVMIDILAVGVAIRRAVPSADVAETVAKARQGADDDATAVLDWLSHGAASSARD, from the coding sequence ATGTCTACTGGTGTGCAAACTAAGGCTGTTCCGGGCGCGGGCCAGCACGCCGATGGACCGAGGCTGCTGGCCGACATCGGCGGCACGAATGCGCGCTTCGCGCTCGAGACCGGCCCGGGTGAGATCACGTCCGTGCAGGTCTATCCGTGCGCGGACTATCCGGGCGTCACCGACGTTATCAAGAAGTACCTGAAAGATACAAAGATCGGCCGCGTGAATCACGCGGCGATTGCGATTGCGAACCCGGTCGACGGCGATCAGGTGAGCATGACGAACCACGACTGGAGCTTTTCGATCGAAGCGACGCGCCGCGCGCTCGGCTTCGACACGCTGCTGGTGGTGAACGACTTTACCGCGCTGGCGATGGCGCTGCCCGGCCTGACCGATACGCAGCGCGTGCAGGTGGGTGGCGGCAGCCGCCGGCCGAACAGCGTGATCGGCCTGCTCGGCCCGGGCACCGGCATGGGCGTCTCGGGCCTGATTCCCGCCGACGACCGCTGGATCGCGCTCGGCAGCGAAGGCGGCCACGCCACGTTCGCGCCGGCCGACGAACGCGAAGACATCGTGCTGCACTATGCGCGCAAGAAGTGGTCGCACGTATCGTTCGAACGCGTGGCCGCAGGCCCCGGGATCGAAGTGATCTACCGTGCGCTGGCGGGCCGCGACAAGAAGCGCGTGGCTGCGAGCGTCGATACGGGCGAGGTCGTTAAGCGCGCGCTGGAAGGTGAGCCGCTGGCGGCGGAGTCCGTCGATGTGTTCTGCGGGATTCTCGGCACGTTCGCGGGCAACATCGCGGTGACGCTCGGTGCGCTGGGCGGGATCTACATTGGCGGCGGCGTCGTGCCGCGGCTAGGCGAATTCTTCGCGCGCTCGTCGTTTCGCAAGCGCTTCGAAGCGAAGGGCCGCTTCGAGGCGTATTTGCAGAACGTGCCGACCTACGTGATTACCGCTGAATATCCGGCGTTTCTCGGCGTCTCGGCGATTCTTGCGGAGCAGTTGTCGAACCGTGCGGGCGGCAGCTCGTCGGCCGTGTTCGAGCGGATTCGCCAGATGCGCGATGCGTTGACGCCGGCCGAGCGCCGCGTGGCCGATCTCGCGTTGAATCATCCGCGCTCGATCATCAATGATCCGATTGTCGATATTGCCCGCAAGGCGGATGTGAGTCAGCCGACGGTGATCCGCTTTTGCCGCTCACTCGGCTGTCAGGGGTTATCGGATTTCAAGCTGAAGCTGGCGACGGGCTTGACCGGCACGATTCCGGTGAGTCATAGCCAGGTGCACCTTGGCGATACCGCGACGGACTTCGGTGCGAAGGTGCTCGACAACACCGTGTCGGCGATTTTGCAGTTGCGTGAGCATTTGAACTTCGAGCACGTCGAACGGGCGATCGATCTGTTGAACGGCGCGCGGCGGATCGAGTTCTATGGACTCGGCAATTCGAACATCGTCGCGCAGGATGCGCATTACAAGTTTTTCCGGTTTGGTATTCCGACTATTGCCTACGGCGATTTGTATATGCAGGCTGCGTCGGCTGCTTTGCTGGGCAAAGGTGATGTGATTGTTGCGGTGTCGAAGTCAGGGCGTGCGCCTGAGCTACTGCGTGTTCTGGATGTGGCCATGCAGGCGGGAGCCAAGGTGATTGCTATTACTTCCAGCAATACGCCGTTGGCCAAGCGGGCCACTGTCGCTTTGGAGACCGATCACATTGAAATTCGCGAGTCGCAGTTGTCGATGATTTCGCGGATTTTGCATCTTGTGATGATTGATATTCTTGCCGTCGGCGTCGCTATTCGGCGCGCTGTGCCTAGCGCGGATGTGGCTGAGACTGTGGCTAAGGCGCGGCAGGGGGCGGATGATGATGCTACCGCTGTGCTCGATTGGCTGAGCCATGGGGCGGCTTCTTCGGCTCGGGACTAG
- a CDS encoding lysozyme inhibitor LprI family protein → MRMAKFLLAIDGWRRAVSALALASMAVLGTVPLAAHAEVAAADPIDAAMRTCLARSDMSSTAGQVQCMDNARIGWKAALDNAWQQLQPKLSPAQRKQWEKSQARWQASRDAEKQLLAAVFATTHGSMYVLAEADMQLQPVRDRALALRSAVAKAGSGADAPRRLRACTADAHCEHAMFDLNRYYRRLQVKMPAHLRPTLVRAQKAWMAYLDATTPLIDERGRIDVIGARVATVKRLSETVGND, encoded by the coding sequence ATGCGGATGGCGAAGTTCCTGCTTGCGATTGACGGCTGGCGTCGCGCGGTTTCCGCGCTGGCGCTGGCGTCGATGGCGGTGCTCGGCACGGTGCCGCTCGCGGCGCACGCCGAAGTAGCCGCCGCCGATCCGATTGACGCGGCGATGCGTACGTGTCTTGCGCGTAGCGACATGTCGTCGACGGCGGGGCAGGTGCAGTGCATGGACAACGCGCGGATCGGTTGGAAGGCCGCGTTGGACAACGCGTGGCAGCAGCTTCAGCCGAAGTTGTCACCCGCGCAGCGCAAGCAGTGGGAAAAGAGCCAGGCGCGCTGGCAGGCCTCACGCGATGCTGAGAAGCAACTGCTGGCGGCAGTGTTCGCGACGACGCATGGCTCGATGTATGTGCTGGCCGAGGCCGATATGCAGTTGCAGCCGGTGCGGGATCGGGCGCTCGCGTTGCGGAGCGCGGTGGCTAAGGCGGGTTCTGGCGCCGACGCGCCGCGTCGTCTGCGTGCCTGTACTGCGGACGCGCATTGCGAACATGCGATGTTCGATTTGAATCGTTATTATCGTCGCTTGCAGGTGAAGATGCCTGCGCATTTGCGTCCTACGCTCGTGCGCGCGCAGAAGGCGTGGATGGCGTATCTCGATGCTACAACGCCGTTGATTGATGAGCGTGGCCGCATCGATGTTATTGGTGCGAGGGTCGCGACGGTTAAGCGGTTGTCGGAGACAGTTGGGAATGATTGA
- a CDS encoding arginine/lysine/ornithine decarboxylase — MKFRFPVVIIDEDFRSENISGSGIRALAEAIEKEGAEVLGLTSYGDLTSFAQQSSRASCFILSIDDDELLPYVDNVVVEGETPELAAAIIALRAFVTEVRRRNADIPIFLYGETRTSRHLPNDILRELHGFIHMFEDTPEFVARHIIRETKVYLDSLAPPFFKELVQYADEGSYSWHCPGHSGGVAFLKSPLGQMFHQFFGENMLRADVCNAVDELGQLLDHTGPVAASERNAARIFSADHVFFVTNGTSTSNKIVWHGTVAPGDIVLVDRNCHKSILHAITMTGAIPVFLTPTRNNFGIIGPIPRSEFEPENIRKKIEANPFAREALAKNPNLKPRILTITQSTYDGVIYNVEMIKEMLGDWLDTLHFDEAWLPHAEFHEFYQDMHAIGAGRPRIGALVFATHSTHKLLAGISQASQIVVQDSKNSRFDKHRFNEAYLMHTSTSPQYAIIASCDVAAAMMEAPGGTALVEESIAEALDFRRAMSKVDAEYGDDWFFKVWGPDQFAEEGIGSREDWMLRPNDPWHGFGPLAEGFNMLDPIKATIVTPGLDMDGGFGESGIPAAIVTKYLAEHGIIVEKTGLYSFFIMFTIGITKGRWNSMVTELQQFKDDYDNNQPLWRVLPEFVSHHPMYERVGLRDLCEQIHSVYRANDIARLTTEMYLSSMEPAMKPSDAFAKLAHREIDRVPIDELEGRVTSILLTPYPPGIPLLIPGERFNRTIVNYLRFAREFNERFPGFHTDIHGLVGETINGRIEYFVDCVRA; from the coding sequence ATGAAGTTTCGTTTTCCCGTCGTCATCATCGACGAAGATTTCCGCTCCGAGAACATCTCGGGTTCCGGCATCCGGGCTTTGGCCGAAGCAATCGAGAAAGAAGGCGCGGAAGTGCTCGGGTTGACGAGCTATGGCGATCTGACTTCGTTCGCGCAGCAGTCGAGCCGCGCGTCGTGCTTCATCCTGTCCATCGACGACGACGAACTGCTGCCGTACGTCGATAACGTGGTGGTGGAAGGCGAAACGCCGGAGCTGGCTGCCGCGATCATTGCGTTGCGCGCGTTCGTGACCGAAGTGCGCCGCCGCAACGCCGATATTCCGATCTTCCTGTACGGCGAAACGCGCACTTCGCGCCATCTGCCGAACGACATCCTGCGCGAGTTGCACGGCTTCATCCACATGTTCGAGGACACGCCGGAGTTTGTCGCGCGCCACATCATCCGCGAGACCAAGGTGTATCTGGATTCGCTCGCGCCGCCGTTCTTCAAGGAACTGGTGCAGTACGCGGATGAAGGCTCCTATTCGTGGCATTGCCCGGGGCACTCGGGCGGCGTCGCGTTCCTGAAGAGCCCGCTCGGCCAGATGTTCCACCAGTTCTTCGGCGAAAACATGCTGCGTGCCGACGTGTGCAACGCCGTCGACGAACTCGGCCAGCTGCTCGACCATACCGGCCCGGTTGCCGCGTCCGAGCGCAACGCCGCGCGCATTTTCAGCGCCGACCACGTGTTCTTCGTGACCAACGGCACGTCGACCTCGAACAAGATCGTCTGGCACGGCACGGTCGCACCCGGCGACATCGTGCTGGTGGACCGCAACTGCCACAAGTCGATCCTGCACGCGATCACGATGACCGGCGCGATTCCGGTGTTCCTCACGCCGACGCGCAACAATTTCGGCATCATCGGCCCGATTCCGCGCAGCGAATTCGAGCCGGAAAACATCCGCAAGAAGATCGAGGCGAATCCGTTTGCCCGCGAAGCGCTCGCGAAAAACCCGAATCTCAAGCCGCGCATCCTGACCATCACGCAGAGCACGTATGACGGCGTGATCTACAACGTCGAGATGATCAAGGAAATGCTCGGTGATTGGCTCGACACGCTGCACTTCGACGAAGCCTGGCTGCCGCACGCGGAGTTCCACGAGTTCTATCAGGACATGCATGCGATCGGCGCGGGCCGTCCGCGCATCGGCGCGCTGGTGTTCGCCACGCACTCCACGCACAAGCTGCTGGCCGGCATTTCGCAGGCGTCGCAGATCGTCGTGCAGGATTCGAAGAACAGCCGCTTCGACAAGCATCGCTTTAACGAGGCGTATCTGATGCACACGTCGACCAGCCCGCAGTACGCGATCATCGCGTCGTGCGACGTGGCTGCCGCGATGATGGAAGCGCCGGGCGGCACCGCGCTGGTCGAAGAGTCGATCGCCGAAGCGCTCGATTTCCGCCGCGCGATGAGCAAGGTCGACGCCGAATACGGCGACGACTGGTTCTTCAAGGTGTGGGGCCCGGACCAGTTCGCCGAAGAAGGCATCGGCTCACGCGAAGACTGGATGCTGCGCCCGAACGACCCGTGGCACGGTTTCGGCCCGCTCGCCGAAGGCTTCAACATGCTCGACCCCATCAAGGCGACCATCGTCACGCCGGGTCTGGATATGGACGGCGGCTTCGGCGAGTCCGGCATTCCGGCCGCGATCGTCACGAAGTATCTGGCCGAGCACGGCATCATCGTCGAGAAGACGGGGCTGTATTCGTTCTTCATCATGTTCACGATCGGCATCACCAAGGGCCGCTGGAACTCGATGGTCACTGAACTCCAGCAGTTCAAGGACGACTACGACAACAACCAGCCGCTGTGGCGCGTGCTGCCCGAGTTCGTCTCGCATCATCCGATGTACGAGCGCGTCGGCTTGCGCGATCTGTGCGAGCAGATCCACAGCGTCTACCGTGCGAACGACATCGCGCGTCTGACGACCGAGATGTACCTGTCGAGCATGGAACCGGCGATGAAGCCGTCCGATGCGTTCGCCAAGCTCGCGCACCGCGAGATCGACCGGGTACCGATCGACGAACTCGAAGGCCGCGTCACGTCGATTCTGTTGACGCCGTATCCGCCGGGCATTCCGTTGCTGATTCCGGGCGAGCGCTTCAACAGGACCATCGTCAACTATTTGCGTTTCGCGCGCGAATTCAACGAGCGCTTCCCGGGTTTCCATACGGACATCCACGGGCTTGTCGGCGAAACCATCAACGGGCGCATCGAATACTTCGTCGATTGCGTGCGCGCCTGA
- the dcd gene encoding dCTP deaminase, with the protein MTIKSDKWIRRMAASHNMIEPFAPDQIRVSEDGRKIVSYGTSSYGYDIRCADEFKIFTNINSTIVDPKNFDEKSFVDFKGDVCIIPPNSFALARTVEYFRIPRSVLTVCLGKSTYARCGIIVNVTPFEPEWEGHVTLEFSNTTPLPAKIYANEGVAQVLFFESDEICETSYADRGGKYQGQHGVTLPKT; encoded by the coding sequence ATGACCATCAAATCCGACAAGTGGATCCGGCGCATGGCCGCGTCGCACAACATGATTGAGCCGTTCGCGCCCGATCAGATCCGCGTCTCCGAAGACGGCCGGAAGATCGTCAGCTACGGCACATCGAGCTACGGCTACGACATTCGCTGCGCCGACGAATTCAAGATCTTCACCAACATCAACTCGACCATCGTCGATCCGAAGAATTTCGACGAGAAGTCGTTTGTCGACTTCAAGGGCGACGTCTGCATCATCCCGCCGAATTCGTTCGCGCTGGCCCGCACGGTCGAGTATTTCCGCATTCCGCGCAGCGTGTTGACCGTGTGTCTGGGCAAATCCACGTATGCGCGTTGCGGGATCATCGTCAACGTGACGCCGTTCGAACCGGAATGGGAAGGCCACGTCACGCTCGAATTCTCAAATACGACACCTTTGCCTGCGAAAATCTACGCGAACGAAGGCGTCGCCCAGGTGCTGTTTTTCGAAAGCGACGAGATTTGTGAAACGTCGTACGCGGATCGCGGCGGCAAATATCAAGGTCAGCACGGCGTCACGTTGCCCAAGACGTGA